A section of the Salmo salar chromosome ssa05, Ssal_v3.1, whole genome shotgun sequence genome encodes:
- the mrpl18 gene encoding large ribosomal subunit protein uL18m isoform X2 has product MAVLGDLCRTVRLLLGQIQRCGQSGSAINQYQKSVRCMSLAAPKLQPTVDDNEAVNPTFVNRNPRNLEQMALAVKDRGWRTTWPSQKFYHRLVFSRSQHYVTAEVFANGDAVPVLSCSTKEWALKRELGSTRCVAASQAVGEVLAQRCHQAGITRMVYRHIPWQYRSDAVSTGGGL; this is encoded by the exons ATGGCAGTTTTGGGTGATTTATGTCGAACCGTGCGGTTATTACTAGGTCAAATTCAAAGGTGCGGGCAGAGTGGGTCAGCAATCAACCAATATCAGAAATCAG tccgtTGTATGAGCCTGGCGGCGCCCAAGCTTCAGCCCACTGTAGATGATAATGAAGCCGTGAACCCGACATTTGTGAACAGAAACCCGCGGAACCTGGAGCAGATGGCTCTAGCGGTGAAGGACAGGGGCTGGAGAACAACCTGGCCGTCCCAAAAGTTCtaccacag gttgGTTTTCTCTCGCTCCCAGCACTATGTAACAGCTGAGGTGTTTGCCAACGGTGATGCAGTCCCTGTGCTGTCGTGTTCCACCAAAGAGTGGGCCCTGAAGCGTGAGCTGGGTTCTACCCGTTGTGTGGCAGCCAGCCAGGCTGTGGGTGAGGTGCTAGCACAGAGGTGTCATCAAGCTGGCATCACAAGGATGGTGTACAGACACATCCCCTGGCAGTATCGCTCTGATGCTGTAAGTACGGGTGGGGGGTTGTGA
- the mrpl18 gene encoding large ribosomal subunit protein uL18m isoform X1, translating into MAVLGDLCRTVRLLLGQIQRCGQSGSAINQYQKSVRCMSLAAPKLQPTVDDNEAVNPTFVNRNPRNLEQMALAVKDRGWRTTWPSQKFYHRLVFSRSQHYVTAEVFANGDAVPVLSCSTKEWALKRELGSTRCVAASQAVGEVLAQRCHQAGITRMVYRHIPWQYRSDAVQSFRTAMKEGGVTLSEPRQKFIGN; encoded by the exons ATGGCAGTTTTGGGTGATTTATGTCGAACCGTGCGGTTATTACTAGGTCAAATTCAAAGGTGCGGGCAGAGTGGGTCAGCAATCAACCAATATCAGAAATCAG tccgtTGTATGAGCCTGGCGGCGCCCAAGCTTCAGCCCACTGTAGATGATAATGAAGCCGTGAACCCGACATTTGTGAACAGAAACCCGCGGAACCTGGAGCAGATGGCTCTAGCGGTGAAGGACAGGGGCTGGAGAACAACCTGGCCGTCCCAAAAGTTCtaccacag gttgGTTTTCTCTCGCTCCCAGCACTATGTAACAGCTGAGGTGTTTGCCAACGGTGATGCAGTCCCTGTGCTGTCGTGTTCCACCAAAGAGTGGGCCCTGAAGCGTGAGCTGGGTTCTACCCGTTGTGTGGCAGCCAGCCAGGCTGTGGGTGAGGTGCTAGCACAGAGGTGTCATCAAGCTGGCATCACAAGGATGGTGTACAGACACATCCCCTGGCAGTATCGCTCTGATGCT GTTCAGTCCTTCCGGACAGCAATGAAGGAGGGAGGCGTCACCCTCAGTGAACCGCGGCAGAAATTCATCGGGAACTAA
- the si:ch211-203d1.3 gene encoding protein phosphatase Slingshot homolog 3 yields MALLTLHRSPSISTAPDESIPRRGRLQKRESFALVKGAVLLLEEGEGEGPHEETSPNHSPSPLKLGGGASDTQHRQLHAMVSLLRPEDTIKLAVRLESVSPVRVRYLIIVSTFSNKQESILLGMDFPDTDRCLCTIGLVVPVWSDTQVYLDGDGGFSVTSAEKTRIFKPVSIQTMWSVLQALHGCCERAVKGAVIPGCGLDWAQYYYGHVESDRLCLNEWGAMTGLESVRRDSAGQSSTERVSVERQIKEELRDIMRTEDLENITSKQVRSALETRIGMDMKNYKEYIDNEMMVTMAQMDKPSKIFDYLFLGSEWNAANFEELQKNNVGYILNVTREIDNFFPESFSYMNIRVYDVEATDLLSHWKDTYTFINTARQSGQAVLVHCKMGVSRSGSTVVAYAMKQQRWPLEVALSYVRERRPIVQPNDGFMKQLHTYSGILNASQQRHSALWRWKSRAEKEQRKIERAQSAASHSNEEEEEEEEEEEESEEEEEEELESPDEVDEADIEMKLFEEPVHKSETDPEAPPTEPAAPPTEPSVPNPFITVQVASHSPSRSGRMNLFSLMQSINELEDEDLRNEQIANSHRRSPGQRRRSYRRKGLMHQRAHVDVSPEPSRLSGLRKLEGAGPSKLETGEGDAKTTEVR; encoded by the exons GATGAAAGCATCCCAAGAAGAGGGAGACTTCAGAAAAG AGAGAGCTTTGCTCTGGTCAAAGGGGCCGTCCTTCTcctggaagagggagagggggaggggccaCATGAAGAGACGTCGCCCAATCACTCCCCTTCACCCCTGAAGCTGGGGGGCGGAGCTtcagacacacagcacagacagCTGCACGCCATGGTGTCACTACTAAGACCAGAGGACACTATCAAACTG GCGGTGAGGTTGGAGTCAGTGAGTCCAGTCAGGGTACGGTATCTGATCATAGTCTCCACCTTCAGTAACAAACAGGAGAGCATTCTCCTGGGGATGGACTTCCCCGACACAGACAG ATGTCTGTGTACTATCGGTCTGGTTGTGCCGGTATGGAGCGACACACAAGTGTATCTGGACGGAGATGG TGGTTTCAGTGTCACATCGGCAGAAAAGACGAGAATCTTCAAGCCTGTTTCCATACAGACTATGTG GTCAGTGCTGCAGGCGCTGCATGGCTGCTGCGAGCGGGCAGTGAAGGGGGCAGTGATCCCAGGCTGTGGGCTGGACTGGGCCCAATACTACTACGGTCATGTGGAGTCTGACCGCCTCTGTCTCAACGAGTGGGGAGCCATGACGGGCCTGGAGTCAGTCAGGAGGGACAGCGCCgggcagag CTCGACAGAGAGGGTATCTGTGGAGCGGCAGATCAAAGAAGAGCTCAGAGACATCATGAGAACAGAAGACCTAGAGAATATCACCTCTAAACAG gTCCGCAGTGCCCTGGAGACCAGGATAGGCATGGACATGAAGAACTACAAGGAATACATCGACAACGAGATGATGGTCACCATGGCGCAGATGGACAAGCCCTCCAAAATATTTGACTACTTGTTCCTG GGCTCTGAGTGGAATGCTGCCAACTTTGAGGAGTTACAGAAAAACAA CGTGGGCTACATCCTGAACGTGACGCGGGAGATTGACAACTTCTTCCCAGAATCCTTCAGCTACATGAATATCAGAGTGTACGACGTGGAGGCTACAGACCTGCTGTCACACTGGAAAGACACATACACCTTCATCAACACAGCCAG gCAGAGTGGCCAGGCGGTGCTAGTGCACTGTAAGATGGGCGTGTCTCGCTCTGGTTCCACGGTGGTGGCCTACGCCATGAAGCAGCAGCGCTGGCCCCTGGAGGTGGCTCTGTCCTACGTCAGGGAACGCAGGCCCATTGTCCAGCCCAACGACGGCTTCATGAAGCAGCTCCACACCTACAGCGGCATCCTCAACGCCAG TCAGCAGCGACACAGCGCTCTCTGGAGGTGGAAGTCACGGGCAGAGAAGGAGCAGCGAAAGATTGAGAGAGCGCAGTCTGCTGCTTCACACagcaatgaggaggaggaggaggaggaggaagaggaggaggagagcgaggaggaagaggaagaagagttgGAGAGTCCAGATGAAGTTGATGAGGCAGATATAGAGATGAAG CTATTTGAAGAGCCTGTCCACAAGTCTGAGACTGACCCAGAAGCTCCACCCACAGAACCGGCTGCTCCACCCACGGAACCGTCTGTACCCAATCCCTTCATCACTGTACAG GTGGCTTCTCACAGCCCCAGTCGCAGTGGCAGGATGAACCTCTTCTCTCTCATGCAGTCCATCAATGAACTGGAAGACGAGGACCTAAGGAATGAACAG ATTGCCAACAGTCACCGGAGGTCTCCAGGGCAACGGAGGCGGAGTTATAGACGGAAAGGCCTCATGCATCAGAGGGCCCATGTGGACGTTTCACCTGAGCCAAGCCGCCTATCAGGACTCAGAAAACTGGAAGGGGCGGGGCCAAGCAAACTTGAGACCGGGGAAGGAGATGCCAAGACAACGGAGGTGCGGTAA